ACTTTCTCCAAACCCGCACTTTCAATGAAACAGCTACAATCAGCAAATACTACAGTGAAAACAAAAACTTTGATACAGAAAATATTCTACTCAATTAACTGCCATGATTTCGGTCTCATAACCGGGAAAATGATTACGCACCCTGGTTACTGAAATTTTTGGTGTATGGCAAAACCTGCAGGTCATCACCGTACTTCCGCCAAAGCATGGTAGCCAAAGGTGTTTAGTACTGATTGAAATACATAATAGAAAAACACCTTCTTGCCAATGTCAAAATCGTAATTCCTATCAGGAAATCCTTTTAATACTTCAATAATCGTGCCACTTCAGCAAGTGAACCATCATAAACGCTCAGGACTTCTTTGGAAATTTCAAGTTGACATTTCCTCTCATGAGGTACACTAGTTATCAGGAATCATGTCCGGCAGGACCTGCTCGCCCAGCAGCCTGCCCGAAGAAGCAACACAAGGCGGAGGTCAATCTCCTCTGCCAGCTCGGTGCAATCGGAGCGATCGGAGCGATCGGAGCGATCGGAGCGATGCTGGCTGCTCACGGACAAAACCTAACACGCCGATAATATTTCATAGCTGTTAAACATAAAATCAAGTTTTTTTCAATAGATCAGGCTTATTATTTACAGAAAAATATGAATCCGAAGGACTCGTAAAGGCGTGATCTGCGTCATTAAAAATCTGAAACGGCGTCTCGCCGCACCACATGTGCTTACAATCACCGTTTCAAAACTATGACTGGTATATCGAGCTTTTCAGGGAATCGGAATTTATCGCAGAGTCCATCCCGGCAAATTCGATGACTTTTTTACGAGATTATCGTTTTTGAGTAATCGTTGCAGCGAATCTGCTCTGCAAATATCCGCCATGAAGCAACAGGAGTATCGAGTTGACTACGAAAAGAGTACCATTACCCGTTTTGAAAGATTCCGCCTGTCTGATAGACACCCATTGTCATCTGGATATGGATGCCTACGCCTCAGATCTGCAGACAGTTCTGGAAAATGCCCGCTCCCATGGCGTCAAATCGATAATAACCATCGGAATTGATCCGTCCAGTTCCCAGGCCGCCGTCAGGCTCTCCGCCGACTACGACATGATAAAAGCAACCGTGGGAATACATCCACATGATGTTGGTAATGTCGACAGCGTGGATCTTGACAACCTGGAGCAATTAATCGATAGCCGTAGAGAAGAAATCGTGGGCTACGGCGAGATCGGTCTGGATTATGTAAAGCGTTATTGCGAGCCGGAGCTGCAGAGGCAATATTTCCAGGATCAGCTTCTGATTGCCAAAAATCACAATCTGCCGGTTATCATACATGATCGTGATGCACATCAAGATATTTTGACGATCCTTAAAAAAAACGGACCCTATGACAACGGCGGTGTAATGCACTGTTTTTCAGGAGACTATGATTTTGCCGAAAGGATATTGGATCTTGGGTTTGCCATTTCCATTCCCGGGATCGTCACCTTCAAGAATGCTGCGTCACTGCAGGAAACTGCAAGACGTATCCCCCTGGATACACTGCTTCTTGAAACTGACGGGCCATTTCTCGCCCCGGTCCCCTATCGCGGCAAACGTAACGAACCTCTCTATCTCCTCTATACTGCAGCCCAAATCGCCCTTTTGAGAGGAATCACTATCGAAGATGTGGCCGAGGCTACAACTGCCAATGCCTCAAGGCTTTTTAATATGGCCAACCCCATGGAGAATAATCAATGATTGCCGAAAATCTTGAACACCTGAAGAAAAGCATCGCCCAAATCGCCAGGAACTGTGGCAGGGACGAGAACTCTGTGCGGCTTGTCGCCGTCTCCAAAAGATTTCCGCCGGAGGCTGTTATAGAAGCAAAAAATGCGGGTCAGCTTCTTTTCGGCGAAAACTATATTCAGGAAGCGCAGGAGAAGTTCGATCTTATCGGTAACGCAGTTCAGTTTCACTTCATCGGCCATCTGCAGAGCAATAAAGCGAAAATCGCCGCAGAACTGTTTGCAATGGTCGAAACCGTTGATCGCATCAAACTGGCTGCAGCCTTGAATAAGCATCTGCTTGCTCTTGACAGGACGCTCGACGTTCTGGTCCAGGTAAATATCGGCAAGGACGACAATAAATCCGGCGTGCAACCGGAAGATGCGGAAAAACTCGTGCAGGAGATTGGTCGACTCCCCAAGCTCCGCGTCAGAGGTTTAATGACAATGCCGCCCTTTACCGAAAATCCCGAAGATGCCCGGCCATATTTTCGTAATTTGAAAAGGCTGGCAGACTCTATGGCTGAGAAAAGTTTATTTTACGACAACAAAAATATTGAATTATCCATGGGAATGACGCATGATTATCCTATTGCAATCGAAGAAGGAGCAACGCTGGTCCGCATAGGAACAGCCATATTCGGAGAGCGTCCCACAAAAGTGTAGCAGGATACTGCCTAATCTCAGCGCCTCCGCCTGCAGAGGAAGACATATTTTCAGGTACGGTGCAGCAGGTATTGCACGCCGCCGGAGCCCCTCAATCTCATTTAAAACAAGGCATCACAATGAAAATTACCATTATTGGTACCGGCTATGTCGGCTTGGTTACCGGGACCTGCTTTGCTGAATTTGGCCATCACGTAACCTGCGTGGACAACGACGAATCTAAAATCGATAAATTAACCCATGGCGTAATTCCGATTTATGAACCGGGCCTCAACACCATGGTGGCCAAAAACGTCGCAGAAGGGAGGTTGAAATTTTCCCAGCAGCTCGGCGAAAGTGTGGCGGAAACCGAAGCGGTATTCCTTGCCGTGGGAACACCAAGCAGCAGAAGAGGCGACGGTTATGCCGACCTCAGCTATATCTTCGAGGCAGCCAGAGAAATCGCCCCTCTTCTCCAGGGTTACACCGTGATCGTGGATAAGAGCACCGTTCCAGTGGGTACGGCGCGGCAGGTTGCCCGCATTATACATGAATTGAATCCCACCGCGGATTTCGATGTTGCTTCAAATCCGGAATTTTTACGTGAAGGTGCTGCCATCACGGATTTTATGAGACCGGATCGAGTAGTTATCGGCGTAGAGTCAGCTCGGGCGGAAGAAGTGTTGAGAGCCATTTACCACCCGCTTTACCTTCAGGAAACTCCTATTGTCCAAACAGATATCGAAACAGCCGAACTCACCAAATATGCCGCCAATGCCTTTCTCGCCACCAAAATAAGCTTTATCAATGAAATTGCTCTGTTATGCGATTCCATCGGAGCAGACGTCGTTGCACTGGCCAAGGGCATCGGCATGGATGGCAGGATCGGTAAAAAATTCCTGCATCCCGGACCTGGGTATGGCGGATCCTGTTTTCCAAAGGATACCCTGGCCCTGATGAGAGTAGCCCAGGAACATGGGCAGAATCTCAGAATTGTCGAGGCTACGGTTGAGGTCAATGCCGCCCAAAAAGCCAAAATGGTGAAAAAAATCCGTGATGGCCTGGGAGGGAGCGAGGCCGGTAAAACTATTGCCGTACTCGGTCTGACATTCAAGCCTGAAACTGATGATATGCGGGACGCTCCAGCGATTACCATACTGCCTGCGCTGCTGGAAAGAGGCGCGATAATCAGGGCTCACGATCCCGAAGGCATGGAAGAGGCGAAGAAATACCTGCCGGAAAACATGATATATGTCGAAAATGCCTATGAGGCCTGCATCGATGCAGATGCGATAATCCTTATGACGGAGTGGAACCAGTACCGCGCATTGGACCTGGATAAAATAGGCAGCCTGATGAAAACAAAGGTCCTTATCGATTTGCGCAACGTCTACGAGCCGCAAAGACTCCGCAAAAAGGGCTTTGCCTATACCGGAGTGGGCAGGTCATAGACAAATGGTAACTATTCAGGGTTGAGCACCCCAGGAGTCCCATTTCCTGATCGAATCAAATAAAAAAAACCTGCTTTTTTCACAAAGCAGGTTTTTTTTATTCTATAGAAGAGCTGAAGAGCAAGAAGATATTATTATCTTTTTGAAGCTCTCTTTGCAGCTTTCAATGGATTGACGCGGACGTTTGTAACTATGATCTCAGGTTTTGCATGGGTTGCAAAGTTACAAATTCCCAGTTTCCATTTTGCTTTAGGAAAAAGATAGGTCTGGCAATACTGATTACCGCTTTCTTCAACTACCCGCTCACAACCTTCACATTTGTCTATGATCGGCTGGAATTTTCCTTCGCTGTAATTGACTGAAGTCTGCTTCTGCATAACAACCTCCTGATTATATATAAATACTTATAAATTTTGTTTTATATGAAATTAATGATTTTTCCTTTCAAAATCAACATATTCTTGTGGTGCAATAGCATAATATACATGAGAGGATCTTCTTTCACAAGGGCAAAAAGGATCTGGTTATCAAAATCTGCATATTTACGTTCATCTGAGCGATGCATTGATTACTACCGCCCCGCTCCATCACGAAAAAAAGTGCAACCTTCTCATATTTTAGGACAAAAGGCCAAATATACAATGCATGGATTTTTACAGCATTTAAACAATACATGCAGTATACCGGGTGTTTCTTTGGTCTCTGCGCCCCCGGCCAATGAGAATTTTAAGATGCCATAACCTCTTGTTTTATTAAAATTGATAGTTTAATATGACTCGCAATTACAATAAGATCTTATACTCTTCAATACCTGCAATTATTCGGGCAGTATAATTGATGAGGCCTTAGCGGGAGAACATGCAATGCCAATTTATGTATGGAAAGGGAAAAACGCCCACGGAGAAAAACGGAAGGGCGAAGTAGAAGCTCCAGACCAAGCAGCTGCACTCAATCAGATCAAACGAATGAGGATCGTCAATCCTGTCATTAAGGAGAAGCCCAAAGATCTGCTTGCCAACATATCCTTTTTTCAACCGAAGATCACCGGTAAGGATATCGTTGTCTTTACCCGCCAGCTCTCCACCATGATCGATGCCGGTCTACCCCTGGTTCAATGCCTGGATATTCTTGGGAATCAGCAGGATAACGCGACCTTCAAGAAGGTTCTTAAGGATATACAGAAAGACGTGGAATCAGGTACCACCTTTGCCGACTCAATGCGCAAGCACCCAAAGGTGTTTGACAATCTTTACAGCAATATGATTGAAGCAGGTGAGACGGGTGGTATTCTCGACACAATTCTTTCCAGGCTCGCTGTCTTTATGGAAAAAGCGATGGCGTTGAAGAAGAAGATTAAAGGTGCAATGACCTATCCATTAATCTGTCTGGCTATATCCATATTGATCCTGGCTGTCATCCTCATTTTCGTTATTCCCGTTTTTGATGAAATGTTCACCAGCTTTGATTCAGCACTGCCCGTTCCCACGCAAATAGTTATTAATATGAGTAACTTTTTCAAGTCTAACTTTATTTTTATACTCCTTGGTATTGCTGTTATCGTTTTTATATTCAAGAAAATCTACAATACGGAAAGAGGAAGAATCACCATTGACGGAGCCATGTTGAAGGCCCCGGTTTTTGGTATATTGATCCGTAAAGTTGCCGTTGCTAAATTCACCCGTACTCTCAGTACCATGCTGCAAAGCGGCGTGCCAATTCTTGAGGCGCTGCAGGTGGTCGGCAGGACTGCCGGCAATAAGGTCATAGAAATTGCTGTATTTCGTGTATCCGATGCCATTGCCGAGGGTCGACCAATTGCCGAACCTTTGGCCGAGAGCGGTGTCTTTCCAAATATGGTAGTGCAGATGATCAATGTTGGTGAATCCGTCGGTGCTCTCGATACT
This window of the Desulfopila inferna genome carries:
- a CDS encoding UDP-glucose dehydrogenase family protein, which translates into the protein MKITIIGTGYVGLVTGTCFAEFGHHVTCVDNDESKIDKLTHGVIPIYEPGLNTMVAKNVAEGRLKFSQQLGESVAETEAVFLAVGTPSSRRGDGYADLSYIFEAAREIAPLLQGYTVIVDKSTVPVGTARQVARIIHELNPTADFDVASNPEFLREGAAITDFMRPDRVVIGVESARAEEVLRAIYHPLYLQETPIVQTDIETAELTKYAANAFLATKISFINEIALLCDSIGADVVALAKGIGMDGRIGKKFLHPGPGYGGSCFPKDTLALMRVAQEHGQNLRIVEATVEVNAAQKAKMVKKIRDGLGGSEAGKTIAVLGLTFKPETDDMRDAPAITILPALLERGAIIRAHDPEGMEEAKKYLPENMIYVENAYEACIDADAIILMTEWNQYRALDLDKIGSLMKTKVLIDLRNVYEPQRLRKKGFAYTGVGRS
- a CDS encoding YggS family pyridoxal phosphate-dependent enzyme, yielding MIAENLEHLKKSIAQIARNCGRDENSVRLVAVSKRFPPEAVIEAKNAGQLLFGENYIQEAQEKFDLIGNAVQFHFIGHLQSNKAKIAAELFAMVETVDRIKLAAALNKHLLALDRTLDVLVQVNIGKDDNKSGVQPEDAEKLVQEIGRLPKLRVRGLMTMPPFTENPEDARPYFRNLKRLADSMAEKSLFYDNKNIELSMGMTHDYPIAIEEGATLVRIGTAIFGERPTKV
- a CDS encoding PxxKW family cysteine-rich protein; the encoded protein is MQKQTSVNYSEGKFQPIIDKCEGCERVVEESGNQYCQTYLFPKAKWKLGICNFATHAKPEIIVTNVRVNPLKAAKRASKR
- a CDS encoding type II secretion system F family protein, which produces MPIYVWKGKNAHGEKRKGEVEAPDQAAALNQIKRMRIVNPVIKEKPKDLLANISFFQPKITGKDIVVFTRQLSTMIDAGLPLVQCLDILGNQQDNATFKKVLKDIQKDVESGTTFADSMRKHPKVFDNLYSNMIEAGETGGILDTILSRLAVFMEKAMALKKKIKGAMTYPLICLAISILILAVILIFVIPVFDEMFTSFDSALPVPTQIVINMSNFFKSNFIFILLGIAVIVFIFKKIYNTERGRITIDGAMLKAPVFGILIRKVAVAKFTRTLSTMLQSGVPILEALQVVGRTAGNKVIEIAVFRVSDAIAEGRPIAEPLAESGVFPNMVVQMINVGESVGALDTMLEKIADFYDEEVDQTVENLTAMIEPFMMVFLGGMIGGLVVAMYLPIFKIASVV
- a CDS encoding TatD family hydrolase yields the protein MTTKRVPLPVLKDSACLIDTHCHLDMDAYASDLQTVLENARSHGVKSIITIGIDPSSSQAAVRLSADYDMIKATVGIHPHDVGNVDSVDLDNLEQLIDSRREEIVGYGEIGLDYVKRYCEPELQRQYFQDQLLIAKNHNLPVIIHDRDAHQDILTILKKNGPYDNGGVMHCFSGDYDFAERILDLGFAISIPGIVTFKNAASLQETARRIPLDTLLLETDGPFLAPVPYRGKRNEPLYLLYTAAQIALLRGITIEDVAEATTANASRLFNMANPMENNQ